A genomic window from Algoriphagus sp. Y33 includes:
- the rplX gene encoding 50S ribosomal protein L24 produces the protein MVKKMNKQTKLHIKTGDTVKVIAGDDKGKTGKVLSVDKLKSRAIVEGLNMITKHVKPTAAKPQGGIEKKEASIHISNLKLVDPKTGEATRTGRKEGENGKLVRYSKKTGEVING, from the coding sequence ATGGTAAAGAAAATGAACAAGCAAACAAAGCTTCATATCAAAACCGGTGACACTGTAAAAGTGATCGCTGGTGATGACAAGGGCAAAACAGGAAAAGTACTTTCCGTAGATAAGCTGAAAAGCAGAGCAATCGTAGAGGGACTCAACATGATCACCAAACACGTGAAGCCTACAGCAGCTAAGCCTCAGGGAGGCATCGAAAAGAAAGAAGCTTCTATCCATATCAGTAACCTGAAACTTGTAGATCCTAAAACCGGTGAAGCCACCAGGACAGGTCGCAAAGAAGGCGAAAATGGTAAATTAGTAAGATACTCTAAGAAAACCGGGGAGGTGATCAATGGCTAA
- the rplN gene encoding 50S ribosomal protein L14 — translation MIQQESRLSVADNSGAKEVLVIRVLGGTKKRYASIGDKVVVTVKSALSSSSMKKGTVSRAVIVRTRKEIRRKDGSYIRFEDNAAVLLNNNDEPRGTRIFGPVARELREKQFMKIVSLAPEVL, via the coding sequence ATGATCCAGCAAGAATCAAGACTAAGCGTAGCGGACAACTCTGGTGCCAAAGAGGTATTGGTAATCCGCGTATTGGGAGGAACCAAAAAGCGATATGCTTCCATCGGCGATAAAGTCGTAGTGACAGTAAAATCGGCTCTATCTTCCAGTAGCATGAAAAAAGGTACCGTGTCAAGAGCGGTTATCGTGCGTACCCGTAAGGAAATAAGAAGAAAAGACGGTTCTTATATCCGATTCGAGGATAACGCAGCTGTGTTATTGAACAACAACGATGAGCCAAGAGGCACTCGTATCTTCGGCCCTGTGGCCAGAGAGTTGAGAGAGAAGCAGTTTATGAAAATCGTTTCATTGGCTCCTGAAGTATTGTAA
- the rpsQ gene encoding 30S ribosomal protein S17, protein MATIERNLRKERVGKVVSNKMDKSITVAVERRVKHAMYGKFVAKTTKFMAHDEKNECNPGDLVKISETRPLSKNKRWRVVEIIERAK, encoded by the coding sequence ATGGCTACGATAGAGAGAAATCTTCGAAAAGAAAGAGTTGGTAAGGTGGTAAGTAACAAAATGGACAAGTCCATTACCGTTGCAGTAGAGCGTCGCGTAAAGCACGCCATGTACGGTAAGTTTGTTGCCAAAACAACCAAATTTATGGCTCATGACGAGAAAAACGAGTGTAACCCAGGTGACCTCGTGAAAATAAGCGAAACTCGTCCGCTGAGTAAGAACAAGCGTTGGAGAGTAGTTGAAATTATTGAAAGGGCTAAGTAA
- the rpmC gene encoding 50S ribosomal protein L29: protein MKNTEINSLSVSEIAERLVAEQENLTKLRFAHSISPIENPNRIRETKRFIARLKTALAAK from the coding sequence ATGAAAAATACAGAGATCAATTCACTTTCAGTAAGTGAAATCGCCGAGCGACTTGTCGCTGAGCAGGAGAATCTAACCAAACTTAGGTTTGCGCACTCGATTTCTCCTATAGAGAATCCTAACAGAATCCGCGAGACCAAGCGCTTTATCGCAAGATTAAAGACTGCATTGGCTGCCAAATAA
- the rplP gene encoding 50S ribosomal protein L16, translating to MLQPKRTKYRKMQKGRVKGIAQRGHTLSFGNFGIKSLEPGWITSRQIEAARIAMTRAMKREGQVWIRIFPDKPITKKPAEVRMGKGKGAPEYWVAVIKPGTILFEATGVSLETAQEALRLAQQKLPVSTRFVVRRDYAEL from the coding sequence ATGTTACAGCCAAAAAGAACTAAATATAGGAAAATGCAAAAGGGCCGTGTCAAAGGCATTGCACAAAGAGGGCATACGCTTTCTTTTGGCAACTTTGGCATCAAGTCCCTTGAGCCAGGATGGATTACATCCCGTCAGATCGAGGCAGCTCGTATCGCCATGACGAGAGCAATGAAAAGAGAAGGACAGGTTTGGATCAGGATTTTCCCTGATAAGCCTATCACTAAAAAGCCCGCTGAGGTTCGTATGGGTAAAGGTAAAGGTGCTCCTGAGTATTGGGTGGCCGTTATCAAGCCCGGAACGATCCTTTTCGAAGCTACAGGCGTGAGCCTGGAGACAGCTCAGGAGGCGTTGAGACTTGCACAGCAAAAGCTACCTGTAAGTACCAGATTTGTTGTTCGTAGAGATTACGCTGAATTATAA
- the rpsC gene encoding 30S ribosomal protein S3: MGQKINPIGFRLGVVKGWDSNWYGGKDFAEKLHEDQKIRKYVLARIPKGGISKVIIERTLKRITLTIHTARPGVVIGKGGAEVDKLKEELKNITNKDIQINIFEIKRPELDAKLVGESIAQQLQARISFRRAMKQAIAASMRVGAEGIKVKLSGRLGGAEMARSEMYKEGRIPLHTLRADIDYALSEALTVYGLIGIKVWIFKGEVYGKRDLSPNQGAANEPKGARNAGPKRNDGPRRRKRNN, from the coding sequence ATGGGACAAAAGATCAACCCAATAGGATTTAGACTTGGTGTAGTCAAAGGCTGGGATTCCAACTGGTATGGTGGGAAAGACTTTGCTGAAAAGCTGCATGAAGATCAGAAGATCCGTAAGTACGTCCTTGCCAGAATTCCTAAGGGGGGTATTTCTAAAGTGATTATCGAGCGTACGCTTAAGAGAATCACTCTTACGATTCATACTGCCCGTCCAGGTGTTGTAATTGGTAAAGGCGGAGCCGAAGTAGATAAACTGAAAGAAGAATTAAAGAATATTACCAATAAGGATATTCAGATTAATATCTTCGAGATCAAGCGTCCTGAGTTAGATGCGAAATTGGTAGGTGAATCGATCGCTCAGCAGCTTCAAGCAAGAATTTCTTTTAGAAGAGCTATGAAGCAAGCTATCGCAGCATCCATGAGAGTGGGAGCGGAAGGAATTAAAGTTAAACTTTCTGGACGTCTAGGCGGAGCCGAAATGGCCCGTTCTGAAATGTACAAAGAAGGAAGAATTCCTCTTCACACATTGAGAGCAGATATTGATTATGCATTATCCGAAGCCCTTACGGTTTATGGATTGATCGGAATCAAAGTTTGGATCTTCAAAGGTGAAGTGTACGGTAAAAGAGACCTTTCTCCAAACCAGGGAGCTGCCAATGAGCCAAAAGGTGCTCGTAATGCAGGCCCTAAGAGAAATGACGGTCCAAGACGAAGAAAAAGAAATAACTAA
- the rplV gene encoding 50S ribosomal protein L22 → MEALAKLNNVPTSPRKMRLVADLVRGKRVGLALSILKFTPNHGAIRLEKLLLSAVANWQAKNPDAKLEEADLFIKTVMVDEGRSLKRLRPAPQGRGHRIRKRSNHVTLIVDSFNDQEVTADVVETNEKAN, encoded by the coding sequence ATGGAAGCATTAGCAAAATTAAATAATGTCCCTACCTCTCCGCGTAAGATGCGCCTTGTGGCTGACCTTGTCAGAGGCAAGAGAGTAGGATTGGCACTTAGCATTTTGAAGTTTACTCCGAATCACGGAGCTATCAGACTTGAAAAGTTGTTGCTTTCTGCTGTAGCCAACTGGCAAGCAAAGAATCCTGACGCTAAGCTAGAAGAAGCTGATCTGTTCATCAAAACCGTAATGGTGGATGAAGGAAGATCTCTTAAGAGATTGAGACCGGCTCCTCAAGGCAGAGGCCATAGAATCCGCAAAAGATCAAATCATGTAACTCTAATCGTTGATTCATTCAATGATCAGGAAGTTACCGCTGACGTAGTAGAAACAAACGAAAAGGCAAATTAA
- the rpsS gene encoding 30S ribosomal protein S19 — MARSLKKGPYIEHHLVKKVDAQNESGKKSVIKTWSRKSMISPDFVGHTFAVHNGNKFIPVFVTDNMVGHKLGEFAPTRNFRGHIAKKDKGKR; from the coding sequence ATGGCACGTTCATTAAAAAAAGGTCCTTATATCGAGCACCATCTTGTGAAGAAAGTGGATGCTCAGAACGAATCGGGAAAGAAATCGGTAATCAAGACTTGGTCAAGAAAATCAATGATTTCTCCGGATTTCGTAGGACATACCTTCGCTGTGCATAATGGAAATAAATTCATTCCGGTATTTGTAACAGACAACATGGTAGGTCATAAGCTAGGTGAATTTGCTCCTACCAGAAATTTCAGAGGCCACATTGCCAAAAAAGATAAAGGAAAGAGATAA
- the rplB gene encoding 50S ribosomal protein L2: MAIKKLKPVTPGTRFRVAPAFDEITKSKPEKSLLAPIKKSGGRNNEGKMTVRNIGGGHKRRLRLVDFKRNKFGVPAVVKAIEYDPNRTARLALLYYADGAKAYIIAPEGLSVGQTVISGEQVAPEVGNAMPVVNIPMGTIVHCVELKPGKGAAMVRSAGGYAQIVARDGKYVTVKLPSGEMRLVLNTCMATVGTVSNGDHMNVVLGKAGRKRWLGSRPRVRGVAMNPVDHPMGGGEGRSSGGHPRSRKGLLSKGKKTRSPKKYSNKFIVSKRSK; encoded by the coding sequence ATGGCAATTAAAAAGTTGAAGCCTGTAACTCCAGGAACAAGATTCAGAGTAGCTCCCGCATTTGACGAGATTACCAAGTCAAAGCCGGAAAAATCTCTTCTTGCTCCTATCAAGAAGTCAGGTGGACGAAATAATGAAGGCAAAATGACTGTCCGCAATATCGGCGGTGGTCATAAGAGAAGACTACGTCTTGTAGACTTCAAAAGAAACAAGTTCGGTGTACCTGCAGTAGTTAAAGCTATTGAGTATGATCCAAACAGAACGGCACGTCTCGCCCTACTATATTATGCAGATGGAGCTAAGGCCTACATTATCGCCCCGGAAGGTTTGTCAGTGGGACAGACAGTGATTTCCGGTGAGCAAGTTGCTCCAGAAGTGGGCAACGCGATGCCAGTGGTCAATATTCCTATGGGTACAATTGTACACTGTGTGGAATTGAAGCCGGGTAAAGGTGCCGCAATGGTAAGAAGTGCCGGAGGTTATGCACAGATCGTAGCCCGTGACGGGAAATACGTAACTGTAAAACTTCCGTCTGGTGAGATGAGACTTGTACTGAATACGTGCATGGCGACTGTTGGAACAGTATCTAACGGTGATCACATGAACGTAGTATTGGGTAAAGCCGGCCGTAAAAGATGGCTGGGGTCAAGACCTCGTGTAAGAGGTGTTGCGATGAACCCGGTGGATCACCCTATGGGTGGTGGGGAAGGTCGTTCTTCCGGAGGACATCCTAGATCCAGAAAAGGTCTATTGTCTAAAGGCAAGAAAACAAGATCTCCTAAGAAGTATTCAAACAAGTTCATCGTAAGTAAAAGATCTAAATAA
- the rplW gene encoding 50S ribosomal protein L23: MDILKQPLITEKISAMNERGVYGFIVEKTAKKPEIKHAVEKTFGVKVVSVRTIRYAAKHKSRYTKAKVVSGFTNAFKKAIVQVADGEVIDFYGEI; encoded by the coding sequence ATGGATATTCTAAAGCAGCCTTTAATTACAGAAAAGATTTCTGCCATGAACGAAAGAGGCGTTTATGGATTCATCGTGGAAAAAACCGCGAAGAAACCGGAAATCAAACATGCTGTAGAGAAAACGTTTGGTGTGAAGGTGGTTTCAGTGAGAACCATCAGATATGCTGCAAAGCATAAGTCAAGATACACCAAAGCTAAAGTGGTTTCAGGCTTTACCAATGCTTTCAAGAAAGCAATCGTGCAAGTAGCCGATGGTGAAGTGATTGATTTTTACGGAGAAATTTAA
- the rplD gene encoding 50S ribosomal protein L4: MELAVINQKGEDTGRKISLSDEIFAIVPNDHAIYLDVKQYLANQRQGTHKSKERNEIAGSTRKIKKQKGTGSARAGSIKSPLFRGGGRVFGPQPRDYSFKLNKKVKQLARKSALAYKVKDNSLSVLESISFDAPKTKSYMALLDGLSLGDKKTLLVLPEENTNVFLSSRNLPKAKVVTVNDVNTYQVLNADHLVICEGSISKLETILSK, translated from the coding sequence ATGGAATTAGCAGTAATTAATCAAAAAGGAGAAGACACGGGTAGAAAAATCAGCTTGTCTGATGAGATCTTCGCAATCGTACCTAACGATCATGCGATCTACCTTGATGTAAAGCAGTACTTGGCCAACCAAAGACAGGGAACGCACAAGTCCAAAGAAAGAAATGAGATAGCAGGTTCTACTCGTAAGATCAAAAAGCAAAAGGGCACGGGTAGTGCTCGTGCAGGATCTATCAAGTCGCCGCTATTCCGAGGAGGGGGAAGAGTGTTCGGCCCACAGCCGAGAGACTATTCTTTCAAATTGAATAAAAAGGTAAAACAACTTGCCAGAAAATCTGCACTTGCTTATAAAGTGAAAGATAACAGCTTGTCAGTATTGGAAAGCATTTCATTTGACGCTCCAAAAACTAAAAGCTACATGGCATTGCTTGATGGATTGTCTCTAGGGGATAAGAAGACGTTATTGGTACTTCCTGAGGAAAATACCAACGTATTCCTTTCCAGCAGAAACTTGCCTAAGGCAAAAGTTGTGACTGTAAATGATGTAAATACTTACCAAGTTCTTAACGCTGATCACCTAGTGATCTGTGAGGGTTCTATCAGTAAGTTGGAAACCATTTTATCGAAATAA
- the rplC gene encoding 50S ribosomal protein L3 gives MSGIIGRKVGMTSIFSADGRNVACTLIEAGPCVVTQVKNVETDGYNAVQLAYGERKEKNTPKPLIGHFKKAGTTPKHKVVEFRDFRVEFDGQVDLGATVKAGEVFIEGDFVDAIGTSKGKGFQGVVKRHGFAGVGGQTHGQHNRGRHPGSIGACSWPSRVFKGMRMAGRTGGDRVKVVNLKVLKIYADKNLLLVSGSVPGPKNSYVILEK, from the coding sequence ATGTCTGGTATAATAGGTAGAAAAGTAGGAATGACTAGCATTTTCAGTGCCGATGGACGTAATGTCGCATGCACGCTAATAGAAGCTGGTCCTTGTGTAGTGACGCAAGTAAAAAACGTTGAAACAGACGGGTACAACGCAGTGCAGTTGGCTTATGGTGAGCGTAAAGAGAAAAATACGCCAAAGCCATTGATCGGTCATTTTAAGAAGGCCGGTACAACACCAAAGCATAAAGTTGTTGAGTTCAGAGATTTCCGGGTCGAGTTTGATGGCCAGGTAGATCTAGGGGCTACTGTGAAGGCTGGTGAAGTATTTATCGAAGGTGACTTCGTAGATGCTATCGGGACTTCAAAAGGTAAAGGATTCCAGGGTGTAGTAAAACGTCACGGTTTTGCTGGTGTGGGTGGACAAACCCACGGTCAGCACAACAGAGGCAGGCATCCAGGTTCAATTGGTGCATGTTCTTGGCCATCCAGAGTATTCAAAGGAATGAGAATGGCTGGTAGAACGGGCGGAGACAGAGTAAAGGTAGTCAACCTTAAAGTGTTGAAAATCTATGCTGACAAAAACCTATTATTGGTTTCTGGATCTGTACCTGGTCCTAAAAATTCTTACGTTATTCTAGAGAAGTAA
- the rpsJ gene encoding 30S ribosomal protein S10, translated as MNQKIRIKLKSYDHSLVDKSSEKIVKAVKATGAVVVGPIPLPTKKEKFTVLKSPHVSKKARDQYQLCTYKRLVDIYSNSSKTVDALMKIELPSGVDVEIKV; from the coding sequence ATGAATCAGAAAATCAGAATAAAACTAAAATCATACGATCACAGCCTGGTGGATAAGTCATCAGAGAAGATTGTAAAGGCAGTGAAAGCCACTGGCGCAGTAGTAGTAGGGCCAATTCCATTGCCTACCAAGAAGGAGAAATTCACAGTGCTGAAGTCTCCACATGTAAGTAAAAAAGCTAGAGATCAATACCAGCTTTGTACGTACAAGAGATTGGTAGACATCTATTCCAACTCTTCCAAAACAGTGGATGCTTTGATGAAAATCGAGCTTCCAAGTGGAGTTGATGTAGAGATCAAGGTCTGA